A genomic region of Pseudomonas abietaniphila contains the following coding sequences:
- a CDS encoding branched-chain amino acid ABC transporter ATP-binding protein/permease → MKPLLGPASIAVLALVSVIAIFTLDSYSLLVFTLCALAAVVGIGLNVLIGLSGQISFGHIAFYAIGAYVSALMTLAGLPLWLAVPAAGVVAGGVGALLAIPALRVTGPYLAMITIAFSFVVHHSLIEWRDVTGGSNGLMGIPLPAFAGMDPSILLALIATALMIGALAFYQRVHHSGWGKAMRAVKASEIAARSLGFNPVVSKTLAFALSALLTGLAGALLAPLLMFINPESFPFSQSILFVLAVIVGGSGTLFGPVLGALLIVLVPELLSDFAEYRLLIFSVLLLVVLWIAPNGLLGSLARRWIKPTLLTPPGQINAKRMADFLSTRAQGDGLHIRDIGIRFGGVQAAQGVSLHAPAGSITSIIGPNGAGKTTVLNMISGFYTPDSGQIELGQPLAGLPAWKTARAGIARTYQTTQLFGEMSVLDNVLVAMQKGRLGFIFNRATAGQRSLALDLLALVGYRGAVNIAADDLPHVDRRLVEIARALATAPSVLLLDEPAAGLSRRDTDALAILLKQLAGYGLTVMLVEHDMALVMSVSERLLVLDAGKPITVGTPLEVQQNERVIAAYLGGTEYQATPRDEAWNGSHDARLYVKDLVIDYGAAPVVNKVNLVVNPGELVAILGANGAGKSSILQCLAGLHRASGGSILLDNENIEQASASSIAGQGLALVPEGRQVFPYLSVRDNLLLGGYSRREAFDAEAEIEAILTRFPRLRDRIDSPAGLLSGGEQQMVAVGRGLMAKPKILLLDEPSLGLSPSMIGELYDALAALRDEGVTLLLVDQMANLALQVADRAYVLETGCVIKSGSAAELREDTELAAAYLGEGACA, encoded by the coding sequence ATGAAACCCCTGTTAGGCCCTGCGTCCATCGCCGTGCTGGCCCTTGTCAGCGTGATTGCGATCTTCACACTCGACAGCTATTCCCTGCTGGTCTTCACCCTGTGTGCACTGGCCGCCGTGGTCGGTATCGGCCTCAATGTATTGATCGGCCTGAGCGGACAAATCTCCTTCGGCCACATCGCCTTCTATGCCATCGGCGCCTACGTCTCGGCATTGATGACCCTCGCGGGCTTGCCGCTGTGGCTGGCGGTTCCAGCGGCGGGCGTGGTGGCCGGTGGTGTCGGCGCGTTGCTGGCCATTCCCGCGCTGCGCGTCACCGGCCCCTATCTGGCGATGATCACCATCGCGTTCTCGTTTGTCGTGCACCACAGCCTGATCGAATGGCGTGACGTCACAGGCGGTTCGAATGGGCTGATGGGTATCCCGTTGCCGGCGTTTGCGGGCATGGACCCGTCGATCTTGCTGGCGTTGATCGCCACCGCCCTGATGATCGGCGCATTGGCGTTTTACCAGCGCGTGCACCACAGTGGCTGGGGCAAGGCAATGCGGGCGGTGAAGGCGTCGGAAATCGCTGCGCGCTCGCTGGGGTTCAATCCGGTCGTGAGCAAAACCCTGGCCTTCGCACTGTCAGCGCTGCTCACGGGACTGGCCGGCGCCTTGCTGGCCCCGTTGTTGATGTTCATCAACCCGGAGTCGTTTCCGTTTTCACAATCGATTCTGTTCGTACTGGCTGTGATTGTCGGCGGCAGCGGCACCTTGTTCGGCCCGGTGCTCGGCGCCTTGCTGATCGTGCTGGTGCCGGAACTGCTGTCGGATTTCGCCGAATACCGCCTGCTGATTTTCTCGGTGTTGCTGCTGGTGGTGCTGTGGATCGCCCCCAACGGCCTGCTTGGCTCCCTCGCCCGTCGCTGGATCAAACCGACGCTACTGACGCCGCCGGGCCAGATCAACGCTAAACGCATGGCTGACTTCCTGAGCACTCGCGCGCAGGGCGATGGCCTGCACATTCGCGACATCGGCATCCGTTTCGGCGGCGTGCAGGCGGCGCAGGGCGTCAGTTTGCACGCGCCGGCCGGGAGCATCACCAGCATCATCGGTCCCAACGGCGCGGGCAAAACGACGGTGCTGAACATGATCAGCGGCTTCTACACCCCGGACAGTGGACAGATCGAACTCGGCCAGCCGCTGGCCGGATTGCCCGCCTGGAAAACGGCTCGCGCCGGGATCGCACGGACCTACCAGACCACCCAGCTGTTCGGCGAGATGTCGGTGCTGGACAACGTGCTGGTGGCGATGCAGAAAGGCCGTCTGGGTTTTATCTTCAATCGCGCCACCGCCGGGCAACGCTCGCTTGCACTGGACTTGCTGGCACTGGTGGGCTATCGCGGCGCGGTGAACATCGCCGCCGACGACCTCCCCCACGTCGACCGTCGCCTGGTGGAAATTGCCCGGGCGCTGGCAACGGCGCCTTCGGTGTTGCTGCTGGATGAACCCGCTGCGGGCTTGAGCCGCCGTGACACCGATGCCTTGGCGATCCTGTTGAAGCAACTGGCTGGCTATGGTCTGACTGTGATGCTGGTCGAGCACGACATGGCGCTGGTCATGTCGGTGTCCGAACGCCTGCTGGTGCTGGACGCGGGCAAGCCGATCACGGTCGGCACGCCGCTGGAAGTGCAGCAGAACGAGCGAGTGATCGCCGCCTACCTCGGCGGAACCGAGTATCAGGCGACACCCCGCGATGAAGCCTGGAACGGCAGTCACGACGCGCGCCTGTACGTGAAGGATCTGGTCATCGACTACGGTGCAGCGCCCGTGGTGAACAAGGTCAATCTAGTGGTCAACCCCGGCGAGCTGGTGGCGATTCTCGGCGCCAACGGCGCGGGCAAATCGAGCATCCTGCAGTGCCTGGCGGGCCTGCATCGTGCGTCAGGCGGCAGCATCCTGCTGGACAACGAAAACATCGAACAGGCCAGCGCCAGCAGCATCGCGGGACAGGGCCTGGCGCTGGTCCCCGAAGGTCGTCAGGTGTTCCCGTACCTGAGCGTGCGCGACAACCTGCTGCTGGGTGGTTATTCACGGCGCGAAGCGTTCGATGCCGAGGCGGAAATCGAAGCGATCCTCACGCGTTTCCCGCGTTTGCGTGACCGGATCGACAGCCCGGCCGGCCTGCTTTCGGGCGGCGAACAACAGATGGTCGCGGTGGGTCGCGGACTGATGGCGAAACCGAAAATCCTGCTGCTGGACGAACCGTCGCTGGGCCTGTCGCCGTCGATGATTGGCGAACTGTATGACGCGCTGGCCGCCCTGCGCGACGAAGGCGTGACACTGTTGCTGGTGGACCAGATGGCCAACCTTGCGCTGCAAGTCGCCGACCGTGCGTATGTTCTGGAAACCGGCTGCGTGATCAAGTCCGGCAGCGCCGCCGAACTGCGCGAAGACACTGAACTGGCTGCGGCCTATCTGGGCGAAGGAGCCTGCGCATGA
- a CDS encoding amidohydrolase family protein, producing MNPDRRDPRTLEVIDAHHHCWDLSQGNYPWLQQDYLGEQFFLGPYEQLRRNYLPDDYRADTEGYRIVGTVHIEAERSRTQQVEETRWLHQLRERTGLPTVLVPHVSFTQPDLIEVLTAHTAFAHVRGIRSKPVTASAPGISVQGQPGTLQDPAWLEGLSQLENFGLSWDLRVPFWHLLEAADVAKQFPGIRIILNHTGLPLDRSEEGLAAWREGMEALADAPNVYVKLSELGLRGGRWDPVSNRQVLRDALSIFGSERAVFASNLPVSGLSARFETLFAGVLDAVSDLDQVAVDNIFANNARAFYRM from the coding sequence ATGAACCCCGACCGCCGCGATCCGCGCACCCTTGAGGTGATCGACGCGCATCATCATTGCTGGGATCTGTCCCAAGGCAACTATCCGTGGTTGCAGCAGGATTATCTGGGCGAGCAGTTTTTCCTAGGACCGTACGAACAACTTCGCCGTAACTATTTGCCAGACGACTACCGCGCGGACACCGAGGGCTATCGCATCGTGGGCACGGTGCACATCGAGGCGGAGCGCTCGCGCACCCAGCAGGTTGAAGAGACCCGGTGGCTGCATCAGTTGCGCGAACGCACCGGCCTGCCGACGGTGCTGGTGCCACACGTGTCGTTCACCCAGCCCGACCTGATCGAGGTGCTGACCGCACACACGGCCTTTGCGCACGTGCGTGGCATCCGCTCCAAACCGGTCACGGCTTCAGCGCCGGGTATTTCAGTGCAAGGCCAGCCAGGCACCCTCCAGGATCCCGCCTGGCTAGAAGGGCTGTCGCAGCTGGAAAACTTCGGATTGTCTTGGGACCTGCGTGTGCCCTTCTGGCACCTGCTGGAAGCCGCAGATGTGGCGAAGCAGTTTCCCGGCATTCGCATCATCCTCAATCACACCGGCCTGCCGCTGGACCGTTCCGAAGAAGGTCTGGCGGCGTGGCGCGAAGGGATGGAAGCGTTGGCGGACGCGCCCAACGTCTACGTGAAGCTCTCGGAACTGGGCTTGCGCGGTGGCCGCTGGGACCCGGTCTCCAATCGTCAGGTCCTGCGCGACGCACTGTCGATCTTCGGCAGCGAGCGCGCGGTGTTCGCCAGCAACTTGCCGGTCTCGGGCTTGAGCGCCCGTTTCGAAACGCTGTTCGCGGGCGTACTCGATGCCGTGTCCGACCTGGATCAAGTCGCTGTCGACAACATCTTCGCCAACAACGCCCGTGCTTTTTATCGAATGTGA
- a CDS encoding MFS transporter codes for MNTTHSASPSAGTVAGAATYEDTLFRKIAWRLLPILMLGYLAASIDRVNVGFAKLHMAQELGFSDAVYGFGAGVFFLGYFLFEVPSSVILHKVGARLWIARIMATWGIISALTMFVSSPWQFYLVRFLLGVAEAGFIPGVIYYLTLWFPSQRRGRIMGVFYIALALAGFIGGPISGLILQTMQGVGGLAAWKWLFIIEAIPTVLIAMLVVTKLDNNVQSAKWLSPEERHHVKTLIDAESQQKSHMSLRVLFGNRLVQVMSLIFFCDIFAMYGLGFWMPTLINNMGVKNDLSIGLMSALPSLFAVVSMILVSRHSDRTGERRLHLMLLYALGAIGLSLSIVWQHNPTLGIFALCIANMGILAIPALFWNLPTAILGGAAAAAGIALINSFANLAGFLGPYLVGYAKQLSGNTESAVWLMVVVLVVGGLLILTVPAERVNKSPALSGAK; via the coding sequence ATGAACACCACACACAGCGCATCCCCGTCAGCGGGGACAGTGGCAGGTGCTGCCACTTACGAAGACACCCTCTTTCGCAAGATCGCCTGGCGCCTTTTGCCCATCCTGATGCTGGGGTATCTGGCTGCGTCAATCGATCGGGTCAACGTCGGCTTCGCCAAGCTGCACATGGCTCAGGAACTGGGCTTCAGCGACGCGGTATACGGGTTTGGCGCAGGCGTGTTCTTTCTCGGTTACTTCCTGTTCGAAGTGCCGAGCAGTGTGATTTTGCACAAGGTGGGCGCGCGCCTGTGGATCGCGCGGATCATGGCGACCTGGGGCATTATTTCCGCGCTGACGATGTTCGTCAGTTCGCCGTGGCAGTTTTATCTGGTGCGCTTTCTGCTGGGGGTTGCCGAAGCGGGCTTCATTCCCGGGGTTATCTATTACCTGACCCTGTGGTTTCCGTCGCAACGACGCGGTCGGATCATGGGCGTGTTTTACATCGCCCTCGCCCTGGCCGGGTTCATCGGCGGGCCGATTTCGGGGCTTATCCTGCAAACCATGCAAGGGGTCGGTGGGCTGGCGGCGTGGAAATGGCTGTTCATCATCGAAGCCATTCCGACGGTGTTGATTGCGATGTTGGTGGTGACCAAGCTCGACAACAACGTGCAGTCGGCGAAATGGCTTTCCCCTGAAGAGCGGCACCATGTGAAAACGCTGATCGACGCCGAGTCGCAGCAGAAGAGCCACATGTCCTTGCGCGTGTTGTTCGGCAACCGGCTGGTGCAGGTCATGAGCCTGATTTTCTTTTGCGACATTTTCGCCATGTACGGCCTGGGCTTCTGGATGCCGACGCTGATCAACAACATGGGGGTCAAGAACGACCTGAGCATCGGCCTGATGTCGGCACTGCCGAGCCTCTTTGCCGTCGTCAGCATGATTCTGGTCAGCCGTCATTCAGACCGCACCGGCGAGCGCCGCCTGCACTTGATGCTGTTGTACGCCCTGGGCGCAATCGGTCTGAGCCTGTCGATCGTCTGGCAACACAACCCGACGCTGGGCATCTTCGCGCTGTGCATCGCCAATATGGGGATCCTCGCCATTCCGGCGCTGTTCTGGAACCTGCCAACCGCCATCCTGGGAGGCGCGGCGGCCGCCGCCGGGATCGCACTGATCAACTCCTTCGCCAACCTCGCCGGTTTTCTTGGCCCGTATCTGGTGGGCTACGCCAAACAACTGAGCGGCAACACCGAGTCCGCCGTGTGGTTGATGGTCGTTGTGTTGGTGGTCGGCGGCCTGTTGATTCTGACGGTGCCCGCAGAGCGGGTGAACAAGTCGCCAGCGCTGTCTGGCGCGAAATAA
- a CDS encoding GntR family transcriptional regulator — MGLSTVTAKQLEVQRIVDALYKAIAQHRLPPGTRLIEAQIVETLHANRNHVQAALQRLALQKVVTIEANRGAMVSQPTAKEARDIFSARRAIERAIVESITPAIMRKQRQRIATHMNNERKATNDTDRRAIVRELSEFHLMLGAICGNSVLSDILGNLMVRSSLIVALYQRNDVPSCASDEHQQIITALEEGDHEKAVAVMLEHLDELEGQLALEASAPEEFNLKQALSD; from the coding sequence ATGGGCTTGAGCACTGTCACCGCCAAACAGCTTGAGGTTCAGCGCATCGTCGATGCGTTGTACAAGGCCATTGCCCAGCACCGCCTGCCGCCCGGCACACGGTTGATCGAAGCGCAGATCGTCGAAACCCTGCACGCCAACCGCAACCATGTGCAGGCCGCGTTGCAGCGCCTGGCCTTGCAGAAGGTGGTCACCATCGAGGCCAACCGTGGCGCGATGGTGTCGCAGCCGACGGCCAAGGAGGCGCGGGATATCTTCAGCGCCCGACGCGCCATTGAGCGCGCGATCGTCGAGTCCATCACCCCGGCGATCATGCGCAAGCAGCGCCAGCGCATCGCAACCCACATGAACAACGAGCGCAAGGCCACCAACGACACCGACCGCCGGGCGATCGTGCGTGAGCTGAGCGAGTTTCACCTGATGCTCGGCGCCATCTGCGGCAACAGCGTGCTCAGCGATATACTCGGCAACCTGATGGTGCGCAGTTCGCTGATCGTGGCGTTGTATCAGCGCAACGACGTGCCGTCCTGCGCGTCGGACGAGCATCAACAGATCATCACTGCCCTTGAAGAAGGCGACCATGAGAAGGCCGTTGCCGTGATGCTCGAGCATCTGGATGAGCTGGAAGGGCAGCTGGCGCTGGAAGCGTCGGCGCCTGAAGAGTTCAACCTCAAGCAAGCGTTGAGTGACTGA
- a CDS encoding tetratricopeptide repeat protein encodes MTARWPALIACSVILTGCAGMQNPQKANLAHCRNQLQASKAENYTLVLQEGELCLQKNALPTSLQSVIYAVQADAYNNLKRFPEAVTAKEKSMQLAVKPDPRDNLDLSYMYRGAGNPKKALELVQYNLDNGLGEAGKGSGFHMPTYYHLGLALTDLGQYREAAEAFSTGLQRQPDYAWGYYARGIAYDHLGDKDDAKADFVKFSQIANKKYVLAEQKAKLDEYRITLP; translated from the coding sequence ATGACTGCTCGCTGGCCCGCATTGATCGCCTGCTCCGTCATCCTCACCGGGTGTGCCGGGATGCAGAACCCGCAGAAAGCCAACCTGGCTCACTGCCGTAATCAGCTTCAAGCGTCAAAAGCCGAAAATTACACGCTGGTGCTGCAAGAAGGTGAATTGTGCCTGCAGAAAAATGCGCTTCCCACCTCACTGCAAAGCGTGATCTACGCGGTACAGGCTGATGCCTATAACAACCTGAAGCGCTTTCCCGAAGCCGTGACTGCCAAGGAAAAATCCATGCAGCTGGCGGTCAAGCCCGACCCACGCGACAACCTGGATTTGAGTTACATGTACCGTGGCGCCGGCAACCCGAAAAAAGCCCTCGAGCTGGTGCAGTACAACCTCGACAACGGGTTGGGTGAAGCTGGCAAGGGTTCTGGCTTCCACATGCCGACCTACTACCATCTGGGCCTTGCGCTCACGGACCTGGGTCAATACCGAGAAGCAGCCGAAGCTTTCAGCACCGGCCTTCAGCGCCAACCGGACTACGCCTGGGGTTACTACGCACGCGGGATCGCCTACGACCATCTGGGCGACAAGGACGACGCCAAGGCCGACTTTGTGAAGTTCTCGCAGATTGCCAACAAGAAGTACGTGCTGGCGGAGCAGAAGGCCAAGCTGGACGAGTACAGGATCACCCTCCCCTAA
- a CDS encoding gamma-glutamyltransferase family protein, which produces MIATSLRAVITTPHAEASAAGLRILEAGGTAIDAMLAASAMLSAVFPHMTGLGGDALWMIHDRKVRTIVGIGQAGMRLPDAGSIGLRGPSSVASTAGALASWQTAANISRHEWGSRFGWADVLGDAAMMADQGVPVSQSQLFWQTLRQPLIEQLPDLHSLCRTEGRWMREGDVLRQPALANTLRHLAHHGVEDFYRGELATAFGEAFGRLGCGLTQADLRATQAPEVAPISVRYRQGELFNVAPPSQGLYTLQAMGALQHKSLAGIGNGSAAYYHLLVEAIKQGLLRRNAELCDPSHSDWNFAASLSPDSTRSYAAAIDDQRASPWNEPGRPADTIWMAATDQEGRTACLIQSLFHDFGSGCILGDTGVLWQNRAAGFNADLAHVNGWAPGKRPAHTLNPSSYLADDGRRFFFGTQGGDGQPQTQMVLATQLIDYRQPVDRALRMPRFLLGRSFFDSTDNLKLESDISPDSVAGLAERGHEVELIPAQSPMTGHAGIISIERDGLLHAMHDPRGEGVGLGLKA; this is translated from the coding sequence ATGATTGCGACTTCACTCCGTGCGGTGATCACCACTCCCCATGCCGAGGCCAGTGCTGCCGGGCTGCGTATTCTCGAGGCCGGAGGGACGGCTATCGATGCAATGCTGGCTGCCAGCGCAATGCTCAGTGCCGTTTTCCCGCACATGACCGGGCTGGGCGGCGATGCGCTGTGGATGATCCACGACCGCAAGGTGCGCACCATCGTGGGGATCGGGCAGGCAGGCATGCGCTTGCCTGACGCGGGGAGCATAGGGTTGCGGGGACCGAGTTCGGTGGCTAGCACTGCCGGTGCGTTGGCCAGCTGGCAGACGGCGGCCAATATCAGCCGACATGAGTGGGGTTCGCGCTTCGGTTGGGCTGACGTGCTCGGTGACGCGGCAATGATGGCGGACCAGGGCGTGCCGGTGTCGCAGTCTCAATTGTTCTGGCAAACGTTGCGCCAGCCATTGATCGAGCAGTTGCCGGACTTGCACTCGCTGTGCCGCACAGAAGGCCGCTGGATGCGCGAGGGCGATGTGTTGCGTCAGCCGGCGCTGGCGAACACCTTGCGGCATCTCGCGCATCATGGCGTCGAGGACTTCTATCGGGGCGAACTCGCGACTGCCTTTGGCGAGGCATTCGGGCGGTTGGGGTGTGGGCTGACCCAAGCTGATTTGCGTGCGACCCAGGCGCCGGAGGTGGCGCCGATTTCAGTGCGTTACCGTCAGGGAGAGTTGTTCAACGTCGCGCCGCCGAGTCAGGGCCTGTACACCTTGCAGGCAATGGGTGCGTTGCAGCACAAGTCGCTGGCGGGGATCGGCAATGGCAGCGCGGCTTATTACCACCTGTTGGTGGAGGCGATCAAACAGGGCCTGCTGCGTCGTAACGCGGAGCTGTGCGACCCCTCGCACAGTGACTGGAACTTCGCGGCCAGCCTTTCCCCCGACAGCACTCGATCCTATGCCGCGGCGATAGACGATCAGCGGGCCTCGCCCTGGAACGAACCGGGTCGTCCGGCCGACACCATCTGGATGGCGGCCACGGACCAGGAAGGCCGCACTGCATGTCTGATCCAGAGCCTGTTTCATGACTTCGGCTCCGGTTGCATCCTGGGTGACACGGGCGTGCTTTGGCAGAACCGCGCGGCGGGCTTCAATGCCGACCTCGCGCATGTCAACGGTTGGGCGCCCGGCAAGCGTCCGGCGCACACGCTCAACCCGTCCAGCTATCTGGCGGATGACGGCCGCCGATTCTTCTTCGGAACCCAGGGCGGCGACGGTCAGCCACAGACCCAGATGGTGCTTGCCACGCAGTTGATCGATTACCGCCAGCCCGTTGATCGTGCGCTGCGCATGCCGCGTTTTCTGTTGGGTCGCAGCTTTTTCGACAGCACGGACAACCTGAAACTGGAAAGCGATATCAGCCCCGACAGCGTTGCGGGGTTGGCAGAGCGGGGCCATGAAGTGGAACTGATCCCGGCGCAAAGCCCGATGACAGGCCATGCAGGGATCATCAGCATCGAACGCGACGGTTTGCTTCACGCCATGCACGATCCCCGTGGCGAGGGGGTCGGGTTGGGGCTGAAGGCATAG
- a CDS encoding amidohydrolase family protein yields the protein MNALIITHARVGEASGLATLYVENGRFVEALSRDITTCETLDLKGQLLLPGLIETHIHLDKACIMQRCQLQAGTLAEAVQQTRAAKAEFTEQDVYQRGRQVLDKAILQGTTHMRTHVELDPQIGLTGFNAIRRLQADYAWAITLEICVFPQEGMLNNPGTEALLRYGLENGASVLGGCPYTDNDPLAQIDRLFELAMEYDCDLDLHLDFDLNPQGMTIEHVARCTEQHNWGGRVTVGHVTKLSTLPMETLIGLGIRLAEAGVQVTCLPSTDLFLTGREHFHNKPRGLAPLAHLHACGVTCSVSTNNIGNPFTPYGDASLVRQANLFANVSQMGTAAELLQCMGWVSSESARMLRLKDYGLTPGCNADFIVFDAASPAAVIAEISAPLMGYKHGKRTFERPQGRLLIPDGSDTCFSTDITHSTRVWGSIPQVGDALWE from the coding sequence ATGAACGCCTTGATCATTACTCATGCCCGCGTGGGCGAAGCGTCCGGCCTCGCAACGCTTTACGTTGAGAACGGACGCTTCGTCGAAGCACTGAGTCGGGATATCACGACCTGTGAAACCCTCGATCTTAAGGGTCAACTGCTGCTGCCCGGGTTGATCGAAACCCACATCCACCTGGACAAGGCCTGCATCATGCAGCGCTGCCAGTTGCAGGCGGGCACCCTGGCCGAAGCCGTGCAACAGACACGTGCCGCCAAGGCTGAATTCACCGAGCAGGATGTGTATCAGCGCGGAAGGCAGGTGCTGGACAAGGCGATCCTGCAAGGCACCACCCACATGCGCACCCATGTCGAGCTGGACCCGCAGATTGGCTTGACCGGCTTCAATGCGATCCGCCGCTTGCAGGCCGATTACGCGTGGGCAATCACGCTTGAGATCTGCGTATTTCCGCAGGAAGGCATGCTCAACAATCCCGGCACCGAGGCGCTCTTGCGTTACGGCCTGGAGAATGGCGCGTCGGTGCTGGGCGGCTGCCCTTATACCGACAACGATCCGCTGGCACAGATCGACCGATTGTTCGAACTCGCCATGGAATACGACTGCGATCTGGACCTGCACCTGGACTTCGATCTCAACCCCCAAGGGATGACCATCGAGCACGTCGCGCGCTGCACGGAGCAACACAACTGGGGTGGGCGGGTAACCGTCGGGCACGTCACCAAGCTGTCGACGTTGCCGATGGAAACGTTGATCGGGTTGGGGATACGTCTCGCCGAAGCCGGCGTGCAAGTGACCTGTTTGCCAAGCACCGACCTGTTCCTGACCGGCCGCGAGCACTTTCACAACAAGCCTCGAGGCCTCGCACCGCTGGCGCACCTGCACGCATGCGGGGTCACCTGTTCGGTGTCGACCAACAACATCGGCAACCCGTTCACGCCCTACGGCGACGCCTCATTGGTGCGCCAGGCCAACCTGTTCGCCAACGTCAGCCAGATGGGCACGGCGGCGGAGTTGCTGCAGTGCATGGGCTGGGTCTCGAGCGAGTCTGCGCGAATGCTCCGCTTGAAAGATTACGGGCTGACGCCGGGCTGCAACGCAGACTTCATCGTCTTCGATGCCGCCTCACCTGCCGCAGTCATTGCTGAAATCAGCGCACCACTGATGGGCTACAAGCACGGGAAGCGAACGTTTGAGCGGCCGCAAGGCCGGTTGCTCATACCCGATGGCTCAGACACGTGTTTCAGCACTGACATCACTCACTCAACGCGAGTTTGGGGCTCAATTCCGCAGGTCGGGGATGCCCTGTGGGAGTGA
- a CDS encoding branched-chain amino acid ABC transporter permease: protein MFTAAIVTGLGLGSMYALLALGFHLTYVVSRTVNFAQGSAMMVGAVLGYTLCITWGLSLWLALPLTLLLSALYGLVIERWLVRPFHSRGSQAWLMATVAGGILVDNLALFTFGKEPRQFESSLVNLKVEVFGNGIGALQLLIPLMGAAIALALFLVRRYTRLGKVLEACVQNPKAAMLMGINVNRVVAIAFAVSTVFAAIAGLLIAPLFSVNAEMGMLFGLKAFAVAILGGISSAGGVFGAGLLFGLTEALITLYFGSAFTQIFTFALVILALAIRPNGLFGSQALVKV from the coding sequence ATGTTTACCGCCGCCATCGTCACCGGCCTCGGTCTGGGCAGCATGTACGCCCTGCTCGCCCTGGGCTTTCACCTGACCTATGTGGTCTCGCGCACCGTCAACTTCGCTCAGGGCAGCGCGATGATGGTCGGCGCCGTGCTGGGCTACACGCTGTGCATCACGTGGGGTTTATCGCTGTGGCTGGCGCTGCCGCTGACACTGTTGCTCAGCGCGCTGTACGGCCTGGTGATCGAACGGTGGCTGGTGCGGCCGTTCCACAGCCGTGGCTCCCAAGCCTGGCTGATGGCGACGGTGGCGGGCGGCATCCTGGTGGACAACCTGGCGCTGTTCACCTTTGGCAAAGAGCCGCGTCAATTTGAAAGCAGCCTGGTGAACCTCAAGGTCGAGGTGTTCGGCAACGGCATCGGCGCCTTGCAGCTGCTGATTCCGTTGATGGGCGCGGCCATCGCCCTTGCGCTGTTCCTGGTGCGCCGCTACACGCGTCTGGGCAAGGTGCTGGAGGCCTGCGTGCAGAACCCCAAGGCAGCGATGCTGATGGGCATCAACGTCAATCGCGTGGTGGCCATCGCCTTTGCGGTTTCGACGGTGTTCGCGGCCATCGCAGGTCTGCTGATCGCCCCGCTGTTCAGCGTCAACGCCGAGATGGGCATGTTGTTCGGCCTCAAGGCCTTCGCGGTGGCGATTCTCGGCGGCATCTCCAGCGCCGGCGGCGTGTTCGGGGCCGGGCTGCTGTTCGGCCTGACCGAAGCGCTGATCACCCTGTATTTCGGCTCGGCGTTTACCCAGATCTTTACCTTCGCACTGGTGATTCTTGCCTTGGCGATTCGTCCCAACGGCCTGTTTGGCAGCCAGGCACTGGTGAAAGTATGA